The nucleotide window GGCCGGTGTGGCGTGCAATCTGGATCGTCAACCAGACGGTGCTCGGCCGTCTGCTGATCGGCCCGGCGCTGTATCTGTGGAAGATGATCAAACGCGAGCCCATGCGCATTTTGCGCGGCGACATGACCAACGCGCTGGCCTGGGCGGTGCATGTGCCGCTGGTGGTGGCCATGCTGTGGGGGCTGCAATCGGTCTTTGGTCTGGTGTGGTGGCAGTATCTGCTGGTCTTCGCCTATCCCGGCCAGTCGGTGGCCCTGTGGCGCGCCTTCTATGAGCATCGCTGGGGCGACGACGCGAAGGAGCGCACGGTGATCGTCGAGGCCAGCCTGCCCATGGGGCTGCTCTATCTCTTCAACACCCTGCATGCGGCCCATCACCAGCACCCCACCCTGCCGTGGTATGAGCTGCCGCGCTATTACCGCGACAATCGCGAGGCCATCCTGGCCGACAACGGGAACTATCTGTTCGCCGACGGCTATTGGGGCATGGTCAGGCGCTGGCTGGTGAAACCAGTGTTCATTCCGGTTCATCCGACGCTGTGAGGGGCATGGCGGGCTTCAGCCATCTGCATGATACATCGGCCGATCCGTTGATGCCGGACCGTCGGCGCGAATGGCTGCCCAGCCCGCGCCGGGTGCGGGTGATGTTCAACGACCATGTGATCGCCGACTCGCGCCGCATGTTTCTGCTGCGCCAGCACGGTTTCCTGCCGATCTACTATTTTCCGCGGGGGGATGTGGACCAGACCTGTCTGGTCGCCAGCAACTGGACAACCCAATCGCCCTACAAGGGCACCGCGACCTATTTCGACGTAGTGGCCGGCGACCGGCGCACCCCGGCGGCGGCCTGGACCTATGGCCCGCCAAAAGCGGGGTCGCCGGACACCCGCGGCTATATGGGGTTCGATTTTCACAGCATGGACGCCTGGTTCGAGGAGGACGAGCAGATTTTCGTTCATGCCCGCGATCCCTATCTGCGGGAGGAGACCTGGACTACGACCAGGCACATCCAGGCCTTTGTGGATGGCACGCTGGTGGCCGACTCGCGGCGCGCCGTCATGCTGCGCGAGACCACCAAGTACGAGCGCTATTATTTTCCGGCTCTCGATACGCGGCTCGACCTGCTGCAGCCGAGCGATACCTACTCCATGTGTCCCTATAAGGGCCGGGCCACCTATTTCAGCCTGGTTGTGGACAACCGGCGCTTCGACGACATTGCCTGGAGCTATCGTTTCCCACTACCGGACATCCGGCGTGTCGCCGGCCATATCTGCTTCTGGATGGAGAAGCCGGAGGTCAGCTTCACGGTGGACGGGGTGGCCGATCCGGCACGGGTGCGGCGGCCCGGGCCGGAGGCCGGCAGCGAGATGCTGAGCGCCAACCAGATATTCTGGTCCGTGCCGGCGCCGCCGGCCATGGCCGGGCTGCCACCGGAGGAGCGGCAGAAGGCGGCGGCCAGGCCCAACGGCCGGGCCGAGGGGCCGCCGGATGCGGTGATGGCCGGCCACGACGAGCCGGCCGGCGGGCCACGGGCCCTGAACCTCAAGCCACGCAGCCGTCCGCGCTGAATCCACCGGGCGGGCGTGTGGTGCTATACTGATCCGTCACACCGAAGTCAGGAGAATCGCCATGGCCGATGCCGCCATCGCCTCGCCAGCCTCGGCCTGGGGCCGGGCTACCGCCTGGTTCTGGACCTATGAGATTCCGTCCGTCTTCATGGCGGCGGCGATCTATGGCGCCTGGTTCCTGCTGATCTGGTTTCATGAATATGTGCCGTACTGGCTGATGATACCGCTGGGCGCCTATATCATCGCCTGGCAGTTCTCGTTCCAGCACGAAGCGATTCACGCCCTGCGTCGCTGGCCGCGATGGTTGCGCTACGCCATTTGCCTGCCGCCGCTGGGGCTGTGGTTTCCGTTCCCGGCCTATCGCCGCAGCCACTCCATCCATCACGTGAACATGAACATCACGGTGCCGGGTAAAGACCCGGAGACTTATTATGTGCCGAAGGACCAGTGGCGGAAGCTGAGCGCGCTATCGCGCGGGGTCTATCTGTTCAATCAAACGCTGGTCGGCCGTCTGGCCATCGGACCGTTGATCCGCCTGTACAAGCTGGCCCGGCGCGAGGGGACGCGGATTATCAACCGCGACTATGTCAACGTGTCGTCATGGCTGTGGCATGTGCCGCTGGTGGCGGGGCTGATGTACTTCGTCACGATGATCGCCGGCATGGCATGGTGGGAGTATGTCTTCCTGATCGCCTATCCGGGATTCAGCCTGGGTCTGCTGCGTGCCTTCTATGAGCATCGCTGGGGCGAGCGACCGAAACAACGCACCGCCATCCTGGAGGCGAGCTGGCCCATGAGCCTGCTGTTCCTGTGGAACAACATCCATGCGGTGCATCATCTGCACCCGACCATGCCGTGGTACGAGATTCCGGGCTTCTACCGGCAGAACCGCGACCGCATCCTGGAACATAATGGCCACTTTCTGATTCCCGGCGGCTATCTGGAAGAGGTGCGGCGCTGGCTGCTCAAGCCGGTATTCAGGCCGATCCATCCGAAGTACTAGCCGACCACGCCTGACGCGTCAGGCTGTGCAGCAGGAAGCTGGCGCCGCCGGTGCGCGCCGGCTGACCCAGCGCCACCTCGCCTACCACCCGGAACCCGGCCTTGTGCAGCACCCCGCATGAACCTGCATTGTCCGGCAAGGCGCGCGAGACGATAGCCGGCAGGTCACGTTCCGCAAAGGCGAGAGGCAGCAGCGCCGCCACTGCCTCGCTCATGAGGCCCTGCCGCCAGAACGGCCGGCCCAGCCAGTAGCCGAGCTCATTCTCGCCGCGCCAGTCATGCAGGCTGATAGCGCCGAGCAGGCGGTCGTCGCGGCGGCGAGCAATGGCCCAGGCGTCCGGCGGATGGTCCCGCTGCCGCGCCTGGTTGCGGGCGATCCAGGCGCGACCGTCATCATAGGTATAGGGCCAGGGCGGCTCGTCGAGCCAGCGGCTGACCGCCCAGTCGCCGATCAGCCGTACCAGATCGTGCAGGTCGCTGTCGGCCCATGGCCTCAGCCGCAGTCGCGGCGTTTCGAGAAGGTTCATGACGCCCGCCACTGATGGCGGGCGAGGCTCCAGGCAGGCGCCAGCGGCAGGTGATAGCGGTTGGGCCGGGGCAGGGGGCGCATTTCCGCCGGGCGGAAGCCGAGCTTTTCCAGCACCCGGCTGCTGCGCCGGTTGTCGGGATGGACGGTGGCCACCATGGCCGGCGCGTTGAGATAGGCGAAGCCATGGGCCAGCACCGCCCGCCCCGCCTCCACCATCAGCCCCTGCCCCCACCATGGCCGGGCCAGCCAGTAGCCGAATTCGTCACGACCGGCGCCGGGATCGGCGATGCTGACGCCGCCGATGACCTGGCCGGTGTGACGATAGGCGATGGCAAAATGAGCCGCCTGGCCGGACGCATGACTGGCGTTCACCAGGCCGGTCCACCAGTCGAAGTCGCTCTGCCGGTAGGGCTGCGGCACGCGGATCAGCCAGCGGCTGACCTGGGGGTCGTTCAGCCAGGCGATGACGGCGCGGGCGTCGCGATCCTCAAACGGGCGCAGGACCAGGCGGCTGGTGCTCAGGCGCATGAGCCGGCCGCCACCGGTCAGGCCGCCAGTTGCCGCAGGGTGTCGCGGTAGCGCCGGGTGATGGCCTCCTCCGCCTCGTGGTGGCCGTCGCGCACCACCCAGCGACCGCCCACCATCACGTCGCGTACGGGCGTGGTGTTGCCACAAAAAAGGAAGGCATCCAGCAGGGTGTCGCCGCTGCGGCCAGTCAGGCTGGGGTGGTCGGTATCGAGCGTGATGAGGTCGGCGCGATGGCCGGTGGCCAGCTTGCCGATGGGGCGGCCGGAAGACTGCGCGCCGCCGGCGAGGGCGCCCTTCCACAGATTGGCGCCCACATGGGCAGCCTCGGCGGTGGCCAGAAGATTGCGTTTGCGCAGGATCAGACGCTGGCCATATTCCAGCCAGCGTAGCTCCTCGACAGGGCTGATGGACACATGGCTGTCGGAGCCGACGCCCCAGCGGCCGCCGGCGGCGAAATAGTCCACCATGGGAAAGATGCCGTCGCCCAGATTGGCTTCCGTCGTCGGGCAGAGGCCGACCACCGCACCACTCTTCGCCATGC belongs to Alphaproteobacteria bacterium and includes:
- a CDS encoding fatty acid desaturase, with translation MADAAIASPASAWGRATAWFWTYEIPSVFMAAAIYGAWFLLIWFHEYVPYWLMIPLGAYIIAWQFSFQHEAIHALRRWPRWLRYAICLPPLGLWFPFPAYRRSHSIHHVNMNITVPGKDPETYYVPKDQWRKLSALSRGVYLFNQTLVGRLAIGPLIRLYKLARREGTRIINRDYVNVSSWLWHVPLVAGLMYFVTMIAGMAWWEYVFLIAYPGFSLGLLRAFYEHRWGERPKQRTAILEASWPMSLLFLWNNIHAVHHLHPTMPWYEIPGFYRQNRDRILEHNGHFLIPGGYLEEVRRWLLKPVFRPIHPKY
- a CDS encoding fatty acid desaturase, which encodes MNTAGSGRLTRLVWRYELPTVALAAAIYGAWFLLVAFHAYIPWWLLIPLAGYVVGWHHSLRHETVHGLRRWPVWLKYLLVAPPLTVWNPYPAFRRSHSRHHVNANLTTPGTDPESYYHTKAQWRAMGPVWRAIWIVNQTVLGRLLIGPALYLWKMIKREPMRILRGDMTNALAWAVHVPLVVAMLWGLQSVFGLVWWQYLLVFAYPGQSVALWRAFYEHRWGDDAKERTVIVEASLPMGLLYLFNTLHAAHHQHPTLPWYELPRYYRDNREAILADNGNYLFADGYWGMVRRWLVKPVFIPVHPTL
- a CDS encoding GNAT family N-acetyltransferase translates to MRLSTSRLVLRPFEDRDARAVIAWLNDPQVSRWLIRVPQPYRQSDFDWWTGLVNASHASGQAAHFAIAYRHTGQVIGGVSIADPGAGRDEFGYWLARPWWGQGLMVEAGRAVLAHGFAYLNAPAMVATVHPDNRRSSRVLEKLGFRPAEMRPLPRPNRYHLPLAPAWSLARHQWRAS
- a CDS encoding GNAT family N-acetyltransferase; this encodes MNLLETPRLRLRPWADSDLHDLVRLIGDWAVSRWLDEPPWPYTYDDGRAWIARNQARQRDHPPDAWAIARRRDDRLLGAISLHDWRGENELGYWLGRPFWRQGLMSEAVAALLPLAFAERDLPAIVSRALPDNAGSCGVLHKAGFRVVGEVALGQPARTGGASFLLHSLTRQAWSASTSDGSA
- a CDS encoding DUF427 domain-containing protein, which translates into the protein MAGFSHLHDTSADPLMPDRRREWLPSPRRVRVMFNDHVIADSRRMFLLRQHGFLPIYYFPRGDVDQTCLVASNWTTQSPYKGTATYFDVVAGDRRTPAAAWTYGPPKAGSPDTRGYMGFDFHSMDAWFEEDEQIFVHARDPYLREETWTTTRHIQAFVDGTLVADSRRAVMLRETTKYERYYFPALDTRLDLLQPSDTYSMCPYKGRATYFSLVVDNRRFDDIAWSYRFPLPDIRRVAGHICFWMEKPEVSFTVDGVADPARVRRPGPEAGSEMLSANQIFWSVPAPPAMAGLPPEERQKAAARPNGRAEGPPDAVMAGHDEPAGGPRALNLKPRSRPR